The genomic region CGTAAAGGACGCCGAGGGCGACCTCGCCGTACGTCTTGTCGTCTCTGGTCCTGCTGTATCCCCCCGACTGGATCCCCTCGATCGTGACCCCGCTCCCGACGGGCGCCTCGACGCGGACGCGCGTGCCGACGGCGACCACGTCCTTGAGCCCGCTGAGGCAGACGGCGATGGCGCCAGTGATGCCGTCCGTGTTCTGGTCGTCCACGAAGGAGTAGGTGCCATGGGATTCACTGGCGATGTAGAACAGCGCCCTGGGGTCGTGGGCCGCGCCGAGCCCGAACGTGTGCACTGGGAGCATGAAGTCGCGCGGCAGCTTGCTGATGAATCTGCTGCCGCTCTCTGCCACTGCCGTGTCCGTCACCAAGATGACGAAGCGCGCGCGGCTGCTCCGGCTTGCCGACGTCGGTAGCCTCTCCAGGATCTGAAATTCCAGTTGTTAAGACAGCAGTTGTGAATTGAAAATGACGAAACGTCGCACGCTCTGCGGGTACCTTGATGGCCTCCTCCAAGCCGGCGCCAGACCCAGACGTGAACTCGCCACGGGGCTCCAGCTGGTCGACGGATTTCTCGACATTTCGTCGGGCATCGTGGGTGTTCAGGAACCCGGTGACTAGCCGATAGTTGGACGGCCCGACGACGGCGAGACGGTCGTCGTCGTGGATCTGCCTGATGATAAACTTGACCGCCTTCTTCACTGCGTCCAGCCTCGTCGTGCCGGTACCGGTACCGGTACCGGTGCCGGTGCTGCCGCCCACGTCGAGCACCACGGCGATGTCGACGGGGACGCGCCTATGCGGCTGCGCCGCCGGTGGCGCCTCTATGCGCACCAGCACCTGGAAGTCCTTGCTTGCCTGAAGTCGAGGGATGTGGGGGAAGACGGGGGTGGTGATCACTCTCACCGTCTCCGCGGCGGCGGTGGCCTGCGGCACATGTATGCGTAGATGATTCATCGTCAAGATAGGTGCCATCAATCCCAGGACAAAAAAAAAaatcaaaggaagaaggaaaaagtTAAACCGCTGAGAGAGAAAGCAGAAGTGTCAAAAGGAGCCACGTCATTGGAGCTGCCACTGCCGTCGTCTCCATTTTCTTCTGCATGAAACAAGCGCATACTAGAGCTCGCATTCCCGACAAGGAGCGCATATTATACTGAGTCGGCACATAGGGAAAGGCATTACACTATCAGCATCTCCAACGAGAACTCTAAAATAAAGTTCTAAAAACTTAAATAGAACCATATATATTTAGAGTATTTAGGCTCCCAATAGAAATAATGCAATTTAGAAAATAAATCATGTTATTAGAAAATAAATAGTCGTAGATTAAAAGAAAATGATGGTAGGACTTCAATATATGGGTACTATATTAAGGATCTAAGAAACATAGCCTTACAATCTTTTGATGATTTGTTTTATAAAATAGCACCACTGCTGGAGGGTGTTTATGGTTCCCAAGCTCTATATTTAAATAGGGCCATGTTCAGAGCCCCTCTTAGACAGAGGGATCCACATTCTTTAGGGCAACTACCAACTTGGTTTCCTTGGCtccacaagtgtcaaaaccatgaAATCAAGCTCACAAATAAAACCACGGTAGGGCCTTCATGGCCTAGGGCACCTAAAGAATGAAGCCTCCGAGGCCCCATGCACCAAGGGGCACATGATAGATAAGATCCTCGGGTCCCTCGTCGCCCGGAGCACATGACGAATAAGGTCTTCAGACCCCTCGCACCTAGAATACCTAGTGAGTGAAACCTCTATGGCCTCTCATGCCTTCTGCCATGGAACATATAAAACCTTTAGGCCTCTCATGCCCTGAGCCACCTAGCGAACAAAGCCTTGAGGACCCTCACGCTCAGGGCACAAGATGGATAAGTCACATGCACCCCTCGTGCCCTAGGGCACCTTGAGAGCAAAGCCACCAAGGGCCCTCACACCTTAGGGCACATGGCAGATAAGAGCCTAGGCCCCTCACGTAAAGGTAGAAAGCGCCAAGGGCCTACAAATGGTCGTACAAATGATGGAGGCCACTAGGGGTCTTATATAACCAACATGTGGGCCCAGTCCTAGGAAAGTCAAATGGATCACAATAGAGCAATGATCTAAGTCTAAGGTACAACACATTGAATATCTGATGAGCGACATTACAAGCTTGGTAAGGCATGCAAAGACATCGCCTAGCCTATAGAACCATTAAGGGTTCTAAAACAGACACTCGATGACCCTATAACATCAGTCATAACACACACAATACCAAGAGGTGTGACAAATTCGAAGGAACATTGTCGATAGTGAAGGaaacggtgacgcctaagagggggtgaattaggacttctaaaattttctctaaactaggccacaaataaataccTAGGGCAAAACCTATACAAATAAACAAtccagaatgtgcaaactaggttttgtctaagtgttgctatctctagcgtaatgtctaagtttcaatcctaaataatctaactagaagacaagattgaaacttaaatacttaatataaatacGGAAGGTAAACaaaaaggtagagatgcaaactctcgtggatgacgccggtatttttaccgaggtatccgaaaccatgcgaggtcccgactaatcctcgttggtgcccataCACCAAGGGTAGCCCAGGCAATGGCCAAGCACCTCCTTCGAGTAACTCCGttgagagtcgcgggccttctccatccgcaagtggtgctccgcttccagctcctctcggacgctccctgccgtctccactatcaagcttccggccgaaacaccacgggcctcgttccctccggtacatggtggcggtcgtgacacaaactcggttgtcacggtctcgcaagactctcgccccactcggtataattacaacggctcgcgcaagagccgaggagttgtgtggtttttctaaactcactcaactaactaggattcacctagagcaaatgctagtgcggtctaactaacctaagcacttcgtaaagcacctacgctaatcaccaagtgattctattaagcatttgggtgtatgagcacttgaaaatgtctatactatgccttgatatgttgcttgggctcccacaccttcaaatggccggttgggtgatgtatttataggccccaactcaattaTAGTCGTTGGAGGAAAAGCGGTAGCTTTCtgcggcacactggacagtctggtggtgggcACTGGATGGTCCGACACTAGCCGCTGGATCCGTCAGTCGAGCATTGGCGCTGTCAGcctttgcaccggacagtccggtgtggcaccggacagtgcgaGCCCTCCTCCACAGTGCCAACAGGAACTAACCGTTGGGCTActattcctggtgcaccggacagtccggcgtgtggcaccagacagtccggtgtcctcGACCGGACAGTCCGCCAGTGACAACACTtttcttcgtttcttggactttgcttgatacttgttgatcttcacttgtgatctgcataatgtcttcttttgaggtgttgctttcctcaatgccttagtccaagtcactttagcatcctgtgaactacaatcataaacactagcaaagacATTAGTacataggttatgttgatcatcaaacaccaaaaccttttgagccaaattgtccggggtccattttccttacaatctccccatttttggtgcttgatgacaacataaccaaagcaagcaaatataacaaacatttgaatgaaaatattgcaatctacttgctaggatgaatgagtgtccccacaatgtgagattgtggacttaagcctccccctaactccataattcacttacttcctattttagaccaaagaaccaaaaccacttgaaagatcaaagaatttaaaattttaatttggtggtgtttggtgtttgacataattttcattgctttgatccctaaaacttctccccctttggcatcaaccaccgaaaaggaagacattaaaagcatgtaggaagaaaAATACTTGCCCTCTTAAAATATTTATCAATTTGAGCACTGAaagttactccccctaaatgagtgttctccttttgaaagaatcttctccccctttagagacgaagaaaatactccccctgacagagttcttctacttaggaaaaagcatgtgagaaatagaggaacaagacatgatttgattagactaacttcccttatgcatagacaacatatgcatttatagcaacatgagAAGTATAAGatgtgaaatatagtctaatcagatattggagaagacatgtaaatgataccaaaagtagtctcaaagataccaattatAGTTTAAAATATTACTTGTAGACCAATTGTAGACTTGTGAGACATAAGAatacttgtagatttgcagtggaagcttattgtcttcctccggggactccattttccttcaatgagactactaaaTATAATAGACTTCAAGacaggtattagtctcaaagacttagattatagagtaacctccccttgaaagtgtgcatacaagttaaatgataccaattgaagtatTATACCACTTGTAGTATATCAATTGTAGTATATGTCATATGAAAATActaattgatgtatcattttcttaggaatgtTGAATAagttatgtgtcgtgcttaactaaACATTTAAACCATGTAGACTTCTTAAAGAGTATGAAGTGAAAACGAGCAACCCTACCATATGATTGTCCTAGTATGCATGCAGTTAATATCAAAAATAAATATCACATGAAAAACTAGGTATgtaaggtaaaaactagatacaagaaaatagatacacatatctaaaaaggaaatacaataaatctagttaccttagtcatgggtgtggAATTTGGGTTCAAAGTatacactaacccacttggcaatagacttaatccaatatgatgcatcccatgatatacatcccaattttgccaagtctccaaattccccgaaGTCCTTTGGACTTCTTACTTCCcccttgggatccaaaccttgttggtgcttttcatggttgaaataatttcctttggcacccagatgcgtttggccccttttcctttattggcttgcttgttggccttgatttctatcacatttccattctttttctttttgatcaaatatggtgtagtagcctttttgtccaccttgttgatgtaggtgttggagattttgcttattgtcttttgcttgagctttttctTATCCTCGATCCtcgccttgcattggtaagacttgtggccttccttatggcatagcctacaaatcatagtttctccctccacaggcttgttcactcccgcagtggtgttatcctgaggaggttggatttgttttgcttttcctttcttgtcatacaaagccttgccaaggagaGCCACCTCTttctttaattgctcattctccattgcaacctcatccgaacatgtttctataacaacattcttaacaagaacttgattgcagtgGTGAGAATTATcagttaaatcaaagcaagaagtagaagcatcataatattttcaggtatttcaaccaaagatacttctagggtgctaccaatgttttctagcttagtagttagctcattattatgtatgctaagaatttccagttttcctagcaaattttcaatggcctcttgagagctagctaacttagccttaagattTTCATTCTTTTAATAAGGGCATCATCGGTAGCTGAGGATGGAgcattagactctaattgctcaattttagttgatagctcacaatttaagtttgaaaatgtttcaaatttttctagcaaacatttataatcattttgagagctaatcaacttattttttcaaagttttaagttgagccttttgcttaGTACATACATCCTAAAAAAATTtacgcttccgcaagctcatctacggagggctttccctcaccttcatcatcactactgctatcataactagaggatggaatactcattttacctcttgccataaggcacttgcgtgatgaccataatgatagtgatgaggatcggtggttgTGTGTCCTTGGAGATTCATCTTTGCTTAAAgggtcatcccaagttttgacacttgtatgcatcttgcctttgctcctcccttTTGTGGGTTCGACCATATTTGGATAGCTATCcctaaagtggcccttctcccacgcatgcgaagcatcctctctttctttgctttttcttgtcaatgttaaagagaagatcctcgacctgcaggggcacacccattagattaatcttgcggatcatccccattaccttttcgacacgtcggattgtttcttcgtcctctggggatgatgttgatggttgattatcttcatcatcgtcactttcttcttcttcgtcttcttcacttgaggaacttggagtgggtgcCTTCTTTTTGCCTTTTCATtcttcacatgcaaaagcatatggttttGAAGAAATTGTCTCCTCTTGTCGACCCATTTTTCATGACATCTCAAATGCCACAATTTtctcaatcacaatggtcggggtcattgtactcaagtcctccatgttgtgaagaatagtgatgatgttcccatatctttgttgtgttaGTAGGAAGATAACATTCCTCACAatatccgcatcacctagcttattaaatccaatagaattgagctcatttatgattagattcaaacgagaatacaagtctctaacaagctcattatccttcatagcaaaagaattatactcatttcagactaggcaatgtttttgctcatggacgttggatgtgccgtcatggagctcatgcaattttagccaaatctcattagcagtttttaaagtaaaaacttgattaaaaatatccatgctaagagattcatacaagcaatttttggctctagcatttaaatgtatttctttttcctcactcgtggtgggttttcgggattcttgggtggtttcatcctatcacgagtgactctccaaacacctagatcaacgacctctaggtaacaagccattctagcactataatatggtaagttagtgccatcgaagtatggtggcctatgggtatccatcccctttctctaaaaagcgtcggctcttttagcggtgaagctaaaacgtttcaaatgagccaaaccaggctctgataccaattcaaGGAAAcagtgacacctaagagggggtgaattaggacttctaaaactttctctaaacttggccacaaataaatccctagagcaaaacctatgcaaataaacaatctagaatgtgcaaactaggttttgtctaagtgttgctatctctaccacaatgtctaagtttcaatcctaaataatctaactagaagacaagattgaaacttaaatacttaatataaatgtggaaggtaaagagcaaggtagagatgcaaactctcatggatgacgctggtatttttaccgaggtatccggaaccatgcaaggtcccgactaatcctcgttggtgcccctacgcaaagggtagcccacatgagggccaagcaccataactccgtagagagtcgcgggccttctccacacgcaagtggtgctccacttccagctcctctt from Zea mays cultivar B73 chromosome 6, Zm-B73-REFERENCE-NAM-5.0, whole genome shotgun sequence harbors:
- the LOC103631109 gene encoding uncharacterized protein — encoded protein: METTAVAAPMTWLLLTLLLSLSAATAAAETVRVITTPVFPHIPRLQASKDFQVLVRIEAPPAAQPHRRVPVDIAVVLDVGGSTGTGTGTGTGTTRLDAVKKAVKFIIRQIHDDDRLAVVGPSNYRLVTGFLNTHDARRNVEKSVDQLEPRGEFTSGSGAGLEEAIKILERLPTSASRSSRARFVILVTDTAVAESGSRFISKLPRDFMLPVHTFGLGAAHDPRALFYIASESHGTYSFVDDQNTDGITGAIAVCLSGLKDVVAVGTRVRVEAPVGSGVTIEGIQSGGYSRTRDDKTYGEVALGVLYAGEVKSFIVHLSVPALSSTSAVVAGGCDEQQLLTASFVGHYTASAAAPDPPSPMVTQAILYVQRPPPEAFDVASGGALQRVPVPVVLNHIARFDVLEMVATFVDTDIIWRLSSIVTSEVATKLRIQWDKFLQARQFWSGLDLGVLNAEVRKMVSILEAAGSSGSSTSQSTATAYMLSWLSSYQMQRPTAMGSPGSVASAFVTVNMQLTLQQTTIVPTAAPLCICHEISNFYILELVVSLACLFVFVLVVASG